Proteins encoded together in one Bradyrhizobium sp. CB82 window:
- a CDS encoding helix-turn-helix transcriptional regulator — protein sequence MSEDTTQDIAIALEVGDPALADRLASLLGSVAGLRLVAPGDPAAVVVRDRQPSPADIELTAREFDVLALMAEGASNKMIARQLGISVHTVKFHVGSLLDKLDATGRTDAVAHAARRGVINL from the coding sequence GTGAGCGAGGACACGACGCAGGACATCGCGATCGCGCTGGAGGTCGGCGATCCCGCGCTCGCCGACCGGCTGGCGTCGCTGCTCGGCAGCGTCGCCGGCTTGCGGCTCGTCGCGCCTGGAGATCCGGCCGCGGTGGTCGTACGCGACCGGCAGCCCTCGCCGGCAGATATCGAACTGACGGCTCGCGAGTTCGACGTGCTCGCGCTGATGGCAGAGGGCGCCTCGAACAAGATGATCGCGCGCCAGCTCGGCATCTCCGTGCACACCGTCAAGTTCCACGTCGGCTCGCTGCTCGACAAGCTCGATGCCACCGGCCGCACCGACGCGGTCGCGCATGCCGCGCGGCGGGGCGTGATCAACCTGTAG
- a CDS encoding glutathione S-transferase family protein, which produces MPSYRLHYFPESGNSYKLALMLTLCGETFEPVWTDFAGGVTRTAEWRQRVNEMGEIPVLEIDRVKMTQTAPILLKLSEQYDRFGGATADEKFELLRWLFWDNHKLTGYMATYRFMRTFTPNGDPQVLRHFRRRLDDFLGILEQHLARNVFAIGEKPTVADISMMAYLHYPSDEHGYDFGESHPAIHAWLGRMAALPGWRSAYDLLPGQRLTHYTK; this is translated from the coding sequence ATGCCCAGCTACCGACTGCACTACTTTCCCGAATCCGGCAACAGCTACAAACTGGCGCTGATGCTCACACTGTGCGGTGAGACCTTCGAGCCCGTTTGGACCGACTTTGCCGGCGGCGTCACGCGCACGGCGGAGTGGCGACAGAGGGTCAACGAGATGGGCGAGATCCCGGTGCTCGAGATCGACCGCGTGAAGATGACGCAGACCGCGCCGATCCTGCTGAAACTATCCGAGCAATATGACCGCTTCGGCGGCGCGACGGCCGATGAGAAGTTCGAGCTGCTGCGCTGGCTGTTCTGGGACAACCACAAGCTCACCGGCTACATGGCGACCTACCGCTTCATGCGCACGTTCACGCCAAACGGCGACCCTCAGGTGCTAAGACATTTCCGCCGGCGGCTCGACGACTTCCTCGGCATTCTCGAGCAGCATCTCGCCCGCAACGTGTTCGCGATCGGCGAGAAGCCGACGGTCGCCGACATCTCGATGATGGCCTACCTGCATTATCCGAGCGACGAGCACGGCTACGATTTCGGAGAAAGCCATCCCGCCATCCACGCCTGGCTCGGCCGCATGGCCGCGCTGCCGGGCTGGCGGTCGGCGTATGACTTGCTGCCGGGACAGCGGCTGACGCATTACACGAAGTGA
- a CDS encoding S1C family serine protease codes for MTDPTPLVALSSALSDVAARAAPSLVSVHSHRLRASGFAWKAGLIITADEALADEGEVEIRLADGSTRTATIAGRDHTTDIALLRADADIPPVKLTSAAPALGSLAIVVAADRGAPTASLGIVSLAGPRWRSLRGGDIEARIELDVRLRHSHEGGLALNAQGEPFGMAVQGPRRVLVIPGATIERIAAQLETRGRIARGYLGLGLQPVRLDDGVGAMVMNVDKSGPSAAAGIRQGDVIVAVNDEKLAGVRALSRSLGPESVGSVVDVAVRRGGEPVNFKVTIGERPEA; via the coding sequence ATGACCGACCCTACCCCCCTCGTTGCGCTCTCGTCAGCGCTTTCGGATGTCGCTGCACGTGCCGCGCCGTCGCTCGTCTCCGTCCACTCGCATCGGTTGCGCGCTTCCGGCTTTGCCTGGAAGGCAGGCCTCATCATCACCGCCGACGAGGCGCTGGCCGACGAGGGCGAGGTCGAGATCAGGCTCGCCGATGGCAGCACGCGGACGGCAACGATTGCCGGCCGCGACCACACCACCGACATCGCGCTGCTGCGCGCCGATGCCGACATCCCACCGGTGAAACTGACGTCGGCCGCCCCTGCGCTCGGCTCGCTCGCAATCGTCGTCGCGGCCGACCGTGGCGCACCCACCGCATCTCTCGGCATAGTGTCGCTTGCGGGTCCGCGCTGGCGCAGCCTGCGCGGTGGCGACATCGAGGCACGGATCGAGCTCGACGTGCGGCTACGCCACAGCCATGAGGGCGGCCTTGCGCTGAATGCGCAGGGTGAACCCTTCGGCATGGCCGTCCAGGGACCGCGGCGTGTCCTGGTGATCCCGGGCGCGACCATCGAGCGGATCGCGGCGCAGCTCGAAACGCGTGGCCGGATCGCGCGCGGCTATCTCGGGCTCGGCCTGCAACCGGTGCGGCTCGATGACGGCGTCGGCGCAATGGTGATGAATGTCGACAAGTCCGGCCCATCCGCCGCGGCCGGCATCCGGCAGGGCGACGTCATCGTGGCCGTCAATGACGAGAAGCTCGCCGGCGTCCGCGCACTGTCACGGTCTCTCGGACCTGAGAGCGTGGGCTCGGTCGTCGACGTCGCGGTGCGGCGTGGCGGTGAGCCGGTGAACTTCAAGGTCACGATCGGCGAGAGGCCGGAGGCGTGA
- a CDS encoding xanthine dehydrogenase family protein molybdopterin-binding subunit produces MNILPGNLRFGAGLPVKRLEDQRLLTGKGQFIDDKPEDGALWLHVLRSPHAHAKIVSIDISAAATMPGVTAVYTGADLIKDNIGEIPTLNIFKRPDGKPMTVPPRRLLAHEVVRYAGEAVAAVVATSRALAQGAAEAIVVDYDVQPAVVDPVEALKPGAPVVWPEAPDNIVGAMAYGEAAKVDEAFARAAHVVELDLVSQRLVPSAMEPRSTIAEIEKKSGRLLLHVQSQTPASTRDVLCAVLKRPIESVRVLVGDIGGGFGQKTNLYPEDGIVAYAATKLNRKIRWRGDRTDEFVGGTHGRDLTSTASFALDEKGKVLAYRVESIGCTGAYSSGAANIIPLVLGPFVQTGVYDLPLVHFEIKTVMTHTAPVGAYRGAGRPEAVFIVERLFDAAARKIGMDPRAIRKANYIKPAQLPYTNAAGQVYDSGAFAHMLDRAAKLADWDGFAARKRAAKKKGLLYGRGLTSYIEWTGGRAHTEKVSLHATSQGRVILHSGTMAMGQGLQTTYTQMISDTLGISLDKIDVVQGDTDLATGFGSVGSRSLFVGGTAVAVSSNDLIQKAREKASNLLETSVEDIEYQDGMLTVVGTDRRISLFEIAEKEQGAKLSVDSEGEVDGPSWPNGTHVCEIEIDPETGVSRVVRYTTVDDVGVAVNPMLVTGQIHGGVAQGIGQALYEGVAYDAEGQLLTASYQDYCIPRADDVPPIEVTLDHSAPCRTNPLGAKGCGESGAIGGPPCVTNGVMDALAELGITQLNTPLTPQKIWQAIREAKAGA; encoded by the coding sequence ATGAACATTCTTCCCGGCAATTTGCGTTTCGGTGCGGGCCTGCCCGTCAAGCGTTTGGAAGACCAGCGGCTGCTCACCGGGAAGGGACAGTTCATCGACGACAAGCCGGAGGACGGCGCGCTGTGGCTGCACGTGCTGCGCTCGCCGCATGCCCACGCAAAAATCGTGTCGATCGACATCAGCGCGGCGGCCACGATGCCAGGTGTGACCGCGGTCTATACCGGAGCCGATCTGATCAAGGACAATATCGGCGAGATCCCCACGCTGAACATCTTCAAGCGTCCCGACGGCAAGCCGATGACGGTGCCGCCGCGACGGCTGCTCGCCCATGAGGTCGTGCGCTATGCCGGCGAGGCTGTCGCGGCCGTGGTCGCCACCTCGCGCGCTCTGGCGCAGGGCGCGGCCGAAGCGATCGTGGTCGACTACGACGTGCAGCCTGCGGTGGTCGATCCCGTCGAGGCGCTGAAGCCTGGGGCGCCCGTGGTGTGGCCGGAGGCGCCCGACAACATCGTCGGCGCGATGGCCTACGGCGAGGCGGCCAAGGTCGATGAAGCCTTCGCCAGGGCCGCGCATGTGGTCGAGCTCGATCTCGTCAGCCAGCGGCTCGTACCGTCTGCGATGGAGCCGCGCTCGACCATTGCCGAGATCGAGAAGAAGTCCGGCCGGCTTCTCCTGCACGTGCAGTCGCAGACGCCGGCCTCGACCCGCGACGTGCTCTGTGCGGTGCTGAAGCGGCCGATCGAGAGCGTGCGCGTTCTGGTCGGCGACATCGGTGGCGGCTTTGGCCAGAAGACCAACCTCTATCCGGAGGACGGCATCGTCGCCTATGCCGCGACCAAGCTGAACAGGAAGATCCGTTGGCGCGGCGACCGCACCGACGAGTTCGTCGGCGGCACCCATGGCCGCGACCTCACCTCGACCGCATCCTTCGCGCTCGACGAGAAGGGCAAGGTGCTGGCCTATCGCGTCGAGTCGATCGGCTGCACCGGTGCCTATTCCTCGGGCGCCGCCAACATCATCCCGCTGGTGCTCGGTCCCTTCGTGCAAACCGGTGTCTACGACCTGCCGCTGGTGCATTTCGAGATCAAGACGGTGATGACCCACACCGCACCCGTCGGCGCCTATCGCGGCGCGGGCCGGCCTGAAGCCGTGTTCATCGTCGAGCGTCTGTTCGACGCTGCCGCGCGAAAAATCGGCATGGATCCGCGCGCGATCCGCAAAGCGAACTACATCAAGCCGGCGCAGCTCCCCTACACGAACGCTGCCGGACAGGTCTACGATTCCGGCGCCTTCGCGCATATGCTCGACCGCGCCGCGAAACTTGCCGATTGGGACGGCTTTGCCGCACGCAAACGCGCCGCGAAGAAGAAGGGCTTGCTTTATGGCCGCGGGCTCACCTCCTACATCGAATGGACCGGCGGACGCGCGCATACTGAGAAGGTCAGCCTGCACGCGACTTCGCAGGGCCGCGTCATCCTGCATTCAGGCACCATGGCGATGGGGCAGGGGCTACAGACCACCTACACCCAGATGATCTCCGATACGCTCGGCATTTCCCTCGACAAGATCGACGTGGTGCAGGGCGACACCGACCTTGCGACCGGCTTCGGCAGCGTCGGTTCGCGCTCGCTGTTCGTCGGCGGCACGGCGGTCGCGGTCTCCTCCAACGACCTGATCCAGAAGGCGCGCGAGAAGGCATCGAACCTGCTGGAGACCTCGGTCGAGGACATCGAGTATCAGGACGGCATGCTCACCGTGGTCGGCACCGACCGCCGCATCAGCCTGTTCGAGATCGCCGAGAAGGAGCAGGGCGCCAAGCTCAGCGTCGATTCCGAAGGCGAGGTGGACGGTCCGAGCTGGCCGAACGGCACGCATGTCTGCGAGATCGAGATCGATCCGGAGACCGGTGTGTCCCGCGTGGTGCGCTACACCACGGTCGATGACGTCGGCGTTGCGGTCAACCCGATGCTGGTCACCGGCCAGATCCATGGCGGCGTCGCGCAGGGTATCGGACAGGCGCTCTACGAGGGCGTGGCCTATGACGCTGAAGGCCAGCTCCTCACCGCGAGCTACCAGGACTATTGCATCCCGCGTGCCGACGACGTGCCGCCGATCGAAGTGACGCTCGACCACTCCGCGCCCTGCCGCACCAACCCGCTCGGCGCCAAGGGCTGCGGCGAGTCCGGCGCCATCGGCGGGCCACCCTGCGTCACCAACGGCGTGATGGACGCACTCGCCGAACTCGGCATCACCCAGCTCAACACGCCTTTGACGCCCCAGAAGATCTGGCAGGCGATCCGGGAGGCGAAGGCGGGAGCGTAG
- a CDS encoding VOC family protein: MTIDLTRRALLHLAGATTLAAAAAAAARAEGHPVSVGPTYASRTPMRVGMVTLRVKNLATVADYYRDVLGLTVMERSTSSARLGAGGVTLLMLEAHPGAAIEPRSAAGLYHTAFLMPTRKDLARWLVHAASHRVPLSGFADHLVSESVYLDDPEGNGIEVYADRDPSQWQWSEGSVKMATDELNIPDLLSLTNTRVSDYAEAPEGLRVGHMHLRVGNLAQAEGFYHGTVGLDPTRRRNGAAFLSSGRYHHHLGMNVWQSQGAGRRDDTTTGLAWFSLVTERQDILAAQDERLRKAGAQVTALADGVEAVDPWGTRVRLIKG; the protein is encoded by the coding sequence ATGACCATCGACCTGACCCGCCGCGCGCTGCTGCATCTCGCCGGCGCCACCACGCTTGCGGCGGCCGCCGCCGCCGCGGCGCGCGCCGAAGGTCATCCGGTCAGCGTCGGGCCGACCTATGCGAGCCGCACGCCGATGCGCGTCGGCATGGTGACGCTGCGGGTCAAGAATCTCGCTACCGTTGCCGATTACTATCGTGACGTGCTCGGCCTCACGGTGATGGAACGCTCGACGAGTTCAGCGCGGCTCGGCGCCGGCGGTGTGACGCTGCTCATGCTGGAGGCGCATCCCGGCGCCGCGATCGAGCCGCGCAGCGCGGCCGGCCTCTATCACACCGCCTTCCTGATGCCGACCCGCAAGGATCTTGCGCGCTGGCTGGTGCATGCCGCCTCGCATCGTGTGCCGTTGTCGGGCTTCGCCGATCATCTCGTCAGCGAGTCCGTCTATCTCGACGATCCCGAAGGCAATGGCATCGAGGTCTATGCCGACCGCGATCCCTCGCAATGGCAGTGGAGCGAGGGCTCGGTGAAGATGGCAACCGACGAGCTGAACATTCCGGACCTGCTGTCGCTCACGAACACCCGCGTCAGCGACTACGCCGAGGCGCCGGAGGGCCTGCGTGTCGGTCACATGCACTTGCGCGTCGGCAACCTCGCGCAGGCCGAAGGCTTTTACCACGGCACCGTCGGCCTCGATCCGACCCGCCGCCGCAATGGCGCCGCGTTCCTCTCCTCCGGGCGCTATCATCATCACCTCGGCATGAACGTCTGGCAGAGCCAGGGCGCCGGCCGCCGCGACGACACCACCACCGGGCTCGCCTGGTTCTCACTGGTGACGGAGAGGCAGGACATCCTCGCCGCGCAGGACGAACGCCTGCGCAAGGCGGGTGCGCAGGTCACGGCGCTCGCCGATGGTGTCGAGGCCGTCGATCCCTGGGGCACACGGGTGCGGCTCATCAAAGGGTGA
- a CDS encoding TPM domain-containing protein has protein sequence MSIRRITRHLVQHHWRAKVIFTPGVLDRIEQAIRQSETTHSGQVRFVVEGALDGRPLFRNQPARERALDVFSHLRIWDTAHNNGVLIYLLLADRDVEIVADRGIDAKVGAAGWEKICRDMEADFRAGRFEHGIIKGIEAVSRELARHFPPRGPHPNELPDEPVVL, from the coding sequence ATGAGCATCAGGCGCATTACCAGGCATCTGGTCCAGCACCATTGGCGGGCGAAGGTGATCTTCACGCCCGGCGTGCTCGACCGGATCGAGCAGGCGATCAGGCAAAGCGAGACCACGCATTCCGGCCAGGTTCGTTTCGTGGTCGAAGGCGCGCTCGACGGCCGCCCGCTCTTCCGCAACCAGCCGGCGCGCGAGCGTGCGCTCGACGTCTTCTCGCATTTGAGGATCTGGGACACCGCGCACAACAACGGCGTCCTGATCTATCTCCTGCTCGCCGACCGCGACGTCGAGATCGTCGCCGACCGCGGCATCGATGCAAAGGTCGGCGCTGCGGGCTGGGAAAAAATCTGCCGCGACATGGAAGCCGACTTTCGCGCCGGCCGGTTCGAGCACGGCATAATCAAGGGCATCGAAGCCGTCTCGCGCGAGCTCGCGCGCCACTTCCCACCGCGCGGCCCGCATCCGAACGAGCTGCCGGACGAGCCGGTCGTGTTGTAA
- a CDS encoding LemA family protein, producing MRKILTVLAAFACLSLTNCGYNAIQGQDEQIKANWSEVVNQYQRRADLVPNLVNSVKGFAQQEKDVLLGVTNARAKVGSIQATPEVLNDPAAFQKFQAAQSELSSALSRLLVVTENYPQLKSDALFKDLMSQLEGTENRITVARNRYIKSVQDYNVTIRSFPTNLTAMMFSYKEKPNFSVENEKEISTAPKVDFNPAPAPSK from the coding sequence ATGCGCAAGATACTGACCGTGCTGGCGGCGTTCGCCTGCCTCAGCCTGACCAATTGCGGCTACAACGCGATCCAAGGCCAGGATGAGCAGATCAAGGCCAACTGGTCCGAGGTGGTGAACCAGTATCAGCGCCGCGCCGATCTCGTGCCCAACCTCGTCAACTCGGTGAAGGGCTTCGCCCAGCAGGAGAAGGACGTGCTGCTCGGGGTCACGAATGCGCGCGCCAAGGTCGGCAGCATCCAGGCAACGCCCGAGGTGCTCAATGATCCCGCCGCGTTCCAGAAATTCCAGGCAGCCCAAAGCGAGCTCTCCAGCGCGCTGTCGCGGCTTCTCGTCGTCACCGAAAACTACCCGCAGCTCAAATCGGATGCGCTGTTCAAGGACCTGATGTCCCAGCTCGAGGGCACCGAGAACCGCATCACCGTGGCGCGCAACCGCTACATCAAGTCGGTGCAGGATTACAACGTCACCATCCGCTCCTTCCCGACCAACCTCACTGCGATGATGTTCAGCTACAAGGAGAAGCCGAACTTCAGCGTGGAGAACGAGAAGGAAATCTCGACCGCGCCGAAGGTCGATTTCAACCCGGCGCCCGCGCCGTCGAAGTAA
- a CDS encoding YgcG family protein, producing MTASLVRARSAFSSRAFLVLALFFAFALAAAADVAVPQLTGRVVDQTGTLSSGDVASLTSRLRDFENRKGSQIAVLIVPTTQPETIEQYSIRVADAWKIGRKKVDDGAILVVAKNDRHLRIEVGYGLEGALTDVTSRRIIDEVITPKFRTGDFGGGISDGVDRMMRVIDGEPLPAPQRSTSFASDLNDFGPVAPFALFASLFVGGILRTMFGRLLGSIATGGVLAVVAWFMVGSLALAIGVGAIAFILAFIADLAPTSGPGRGYSRGGSWSSGSSGGGWSSGSSSSDSGSFSGGGGSFGGGGASGSW from the coding sequence ATGACAGCGAGTTTGGTGCGCGCCCGTTCTGCCTTCTCCTCGCGTGCGTTCCTCGTCCTTGCACTCTTTTTCGCTTTTGCCCTAGCTGCCGCGGCCGACGTCGCCGTGCCGCAGCTCACGGGGCGCGTCGTCGACCAGACCGGGACGCTGTCGAGCGGCGACGTTGCGTCGCTGACCTCGCGGCTGCGGGACTTCGAGAACCGCAAGGGCAGCCAGATCGCGGTCCTGATCGTGCCGACCACACAGCCGGAGACGATCGAGCAGTACTCGATCCGCGTTGCTGACGCCTGGAAGATCGGCCGCAAGAAGGTCGATGACGGCGCGATCCTCGTGGTCGCCAAGAACGATCGCCACCTGCGCATCGAGGTCGGCTACGGCCTCGAGGGCGCACTGACGGACGTGACGTCGAGGCGGATCATCGACGAGGTTATCACGCCGAAATTCCGCACGGGCGACTTTGGCGGCGGCATCTCCGATGGCGTTGACCGCATGATGCGCGTGATCGACGGCGAGCCGTTGCCGGCGCCTCAGCGCAGCACGAGCTTTGCCAGCGACTTGAACGATTTCGGGCCTGTCGCTCCCTTCGCACTGTTCGCCTCGCTGTTCGTCGGCGGCATCCTGCGCACGATGTTCGGGCGATTGCTTGGCTCGATTGCGACTGGCGGGGTGCTTGCGGTGGTGGCCTGGTTCATGGTCGGCTCACTGGCCCTCGCGATCGGCGTCGGTGCCATCGCCTTCATCCTGGCGTTCATTGCTGACCTTGCTCCGACATCCGGTCCGGGGAGGGGCTACTCGCGCGGTGGTTCATGGTCGAGCGGTTCCTCGGGAGGCGGCTGGAGCAGCGGCTCGTCGTCGAGCGACAGCGGCAGCTTCAGCGGCGGTGGCGGCAGTTTCGGCGGCGGCGGCGCCTCGGGGAGCTGGTAG
- a CDS encoding dihydrodipicolinate synthase family protein translates to MPDFHGVFPYLVSPLDADGAVRAGVLARLCDDLIGAGVHGLTPLGSTGEFAYLNATQRARIVQTTIETAKGQVPVVAGVASTSTVDAVAQAKAYQKLGADGILAILEAYFPLAEAQVESYFRGIADAVDIPVVIYTNPQFQRSDLTLDVIARLAEHPRIDYIKDASTNTGRLLSIMNRCGDKIRVFSASAHIPAAVMLIGGLGWMAGPACIIPRQSVALYDLCKEGRWDAAMTLQRKLWRINEAFARFNLAACIKAGLTIQGYDVGDPVPPQAALTAEQRKIVEAALREVA, encoded by the coding sequence ATGCCCGATTTTCACGGCGTCTTCCCCTATCTCGTTTCGCCCCTCGATGCGGATGGCGCGGTGCGCGCCGGCGTGCTCGCCCGGCTCTGCGACGACCTGATCGGCGCCGGCGTGCATGGGTTGACGCCGCTCGGCTCGACCGGCGAGTTCGCCTATCTCAATGCCACACAGCGCGCGAGGATCGTGCAGACCACGATCGAGACCGCGAAGGGCCAGGTGCCCGTGGTGGCCGGTGTTGCCTCGACCTCGACCGTCGATGCGGTCGCGCAGGCGAAGGCGTACCAGAAGCTCGGCGCCGACGGCATTCTGGCGATCCTGGAAGCGTACTTCCCGCTCGCTGAAGCGCAGGTCGAATCCTATTTCCGCGGCATCGCAGACGCGGTCGACATTCCCGTCGTCATCTACACCAACCCGCAATTCCAGCGCTCCGATCTCACGCTCGACGTCATCGCGCGCCTCGCCGAGCACCCGCGCATCGACTACATCAAGGACGCCTCGACCAACACCGGCCGGCTGCTGTCGATCATGAATCGCTGCGGCGACAAGATCCGCGTGTTCTCGGCGTCCGCACATATTCCGGCCGCGGTGATGCTGATCGGCGGCCTCGGCTGGATGGCGGGACCAGCCTGCATCATCCCGCGCCAGAGCGTCGCGCTCTATGATCTCTGCAAGGAGGGACGCTGGGATGCAGCCATGACGCTCCAGCGCAAGCTGTGGCGCATCAACGAAGCCTTCGCCCGCTTCAACCTCGCCGCCTGCATCAAGGCAGGGCTGACGATCCAGGGCTACGATGTCGGCGATCCCGTTCCGCCTCAGGCCGCGCTGACGGCCGAGCAGCGCAAGATCGTCGAGGCGGCGTTGCGAGAGGTGGCCTAA
- a CDS encoding HAMP domain-containing sensor histidine kinase encodes MLLADTLKSSTFRLALIAIGVFGLIVAAIIAYVYFGTLAYVRSRVGEVGDHDGFTGMIELAMIAVALLLLVLAAVAAVLVTRRTVGRIEQINATSRAIMLSGLDQRIPLRGSRDEWDRVAENLNQMLDRIETLMGEVKQVSDNVAHDLRTPLTRMRGRLEKAYHAPRNSETDAALIGDTIADLDAVLGMFASITRISEIETRARKGAFRELNLVEIAGEVVELYDAAAEQVATRLSLSGDREVRITGDRDLLFDAIANLVDNAIKHGRASGQVSVTCTAKDGAAVIAIADDGPGIPSDRHDQVFKRFYRLEQSRYTPGNGLGLSLVAAVARLHGAEVSLRDNAPGLAVALRFPAPSAL; translated from the coding sequence GTGCTCCTGGCTGATACGCTCAAGTCGTCGACATTCCGCCTGGCGCTGATCGCGATCGGCGTCTTTGGCCTGATTGTCGCGGCGATCATCGCCTATGTCTATTTCGGAACCCTTGCCTATGTGCGCAGTCGGGTTGGCGAGGTCGGCGATCACGACGGCTTCACCGGGATGATTGAGCTCGCGATGATCGCGGTCGCCCTGCTATTGCTGGTGCTCGCCGCGGTGGCGGCCGTGCTGGTGACGCGGCGCACCGTGGGGCGGATCGAGCAGATCAATGCCACCAGCCGCGCCATCATGCTCTCGGGCCTCGATCAACGCATCCCCTTGCGCGGCAGCCGCGACGAATGGGACCGGGTTGCGGAAAACCTCAACCAGATGCTCGACCGCATCGAGACGCTGATGGGAGAGGTCAAGCAGGTCAGTGACAACGTCGCGCACGATCTGCGCACGCCGCTGACGCGCATGCGCGGCCGGCTCGAGAAGGCCTATCACGCCCCGCGCAACAGCGAGACCGATGCGGCGCTGATCGGCGATACGATCGCCGATCTCGATGCCGTGCTCGGCATGTTCGCCTCCATCACGCGGATCTCCGAGATCGAGACCCGCGCGCGGAAGGGCGCGTTCCGTGAGCTGAACCTCGTGGAGATCGCCGGCGAGGTCGTCGAGCTCTACGATGCCGCGGCCGAGCAAGTTGCGACCCGTCTCAGCTTGTCCGGCGACCGCGAGGTCAGAATCACCGGCGATCGCGACCTGCTGTTCGATGCTATCGCCAACCTCGTCGACAACGCGATCAAGCATGGCCGCGCAAGCGGGCAGGTGAGCGTGACCTGCACCGCCAAGGACGGTGCCGCGGTGATCGCAATTGCCGACGACGGCCCAGGCATCCCGAGCGACCGGCACGACCAGGTGTTCAAGCGCTTCTACCGTCTCGAGCAGAGCCGATATACGCCCGGCAACGGCCTCGGCTTGAGCCTCGTCGCAGCCGTTGCGCGCCTGCACGGCGCTGAGGTCTCTCTGCGCGACAATGCGCCGGGACTGGCCGTCGCGCTCAGATTCCCGGCACCGTCCGCGCTCTGA
- a CDS encoding response regulator transcription factor: protein MTGGHRRILVVEDDLETAGQLAEELTTSGYEVDLAATGREALSRGSKRDYAVITIDRMLPDIDGITVMRQLRDDGIASPFLIISALGEVDDRVRGLRAGGDDYLVKPFSFVELLARLEALGRRSETIAKETILRVGDLAVDLISRSASRRGKKIPLLPREFQLLEYLVRNEGRVVSRAMLLQHVWDLHFDPSTNIIDVYVGRVRRKVDDAQAYPLIHTIRGIGYCLRAPG, encoded by the coding sequence ATGACCGGAGGTCACCGCCGCATTCTCGTCGTCGAGGACGACCTGGAGACCGCAGGCCAGCTCGCCGAAGAGCTGACGACAAGCGGCTACGAGGTCGATCTCGCCGCGACCGGGCGCGAGGCGCTCAGCCGCGGCAGCAAGCGCGACTATGCCGTGATCACCATCGACCGCATGCTGCCTGACATCGATGGCATCACGGTGATGCGCCAGCTGCGCGACGACGGCATCGCTTCGCCCTTCCTGATCATCTCCGCGCTCGGCGAGGTCGACGACCGCGTGCGGGGCCTGCGCGCCGGCGGCGACGACTATCTCGTCAAGCCGTTCTCCTTCGTCGAGCTGCTCGCGCGCCTCGAGGCTCTCGGCCGCCGTAGCGAGACGATTGCAAAGGAGACGATCTTGCGCGTCGGCGATCTCGCCGTCGATTTGATCTCCCGCAGCGCCAGTCGCCGCGGCAAGAAGATCCCGCTGCTGCCGCGCGAATTCCAGCTGCTCGAATATCTCGTCCGCAACGAGGGCCGCGTCGTCTCCCGCGCGATGCTGCTTCAGCACGTCTGGGATCTGCATTTCGATCCCTCCACCAACATCATCGACGTCTATGTCGGCCGCGTCCGCCGCAAGGTCGACGATGCCCAAGCCTATCCGCTGATCCACACCATCCGCGGCATCGGATATTGCCTCCGTGCTCCTGGCTGA
- a CDS encoding heavy metal-binding domain-containing protein, translating into MLIVTTENVANHRVVRTLGQCFGIVVRSRGLGGNIVAGLRSIVGGEIPEYTRLLEDARRHAIDRLVENATAMGANAIVMMRFDSAEIGQTMSEIVAYGTAVVVEPASR; encoded by the coding sequence ATGCTGATCGTGACGACGGAGAACGTAGCGAACCACCGCGTCGTCAGGACGCTCGGCCAGTGCTTTGGCATCGTCGTCCGCAGCCGTGGGCTCGGCGGCAATATCGTCGCCGGATTGCGGTCGATCGTCGGCGGCGAGATCCCCGAATATACGCGACTGCTTGAGGATGCACGCCGCCATGCCATCGACCGCCTGGTCGAGAACGCCACCGCGATGGGTGCCAACGCGATCGTGATGATGCGGTTCGATTCCGCGGAGATCGGCCAGACCATGAGCGAGATCGTGGCTTACGGGACGGCCGTCGTGGTCGAACCGGCCTCGCGCTAG